A window from Citrus sinensis cultivar Valencia sweet orange chromosome 3, DVS_A1.0, whole genome shotgun sequence encodes these proteins:
- the LOC102611483 gene encoding RNA-dependent RNA polymerase 1-like isoform X2, translated as MAKMITLSGFASPVSPKALKDFLEEHTGEGTVSDVEVGQNKGLKAHAVVEFTTVEAADLIMSLAGNSYLKASYVKRRTPHYKLGDDLKLNFGCQISKDKFSVFWSPENVSVKLCSDLRKFEFFLSYESVDSRFELSDESISQIELHIPSGHSVKYLVIQLHGPPMIYKNDIHWVREVDFTPSSSVGKSSAICLELPTRAHIPKALKDLFYYKESPVQFTLVPGSVFSCNSDLVPMTYGKKNDKKGKGKGKASLNQVNKDGVKCFFCRKKGHMKKACPNYRTWLEKKKGLLKPKQTDELQTCNLFTE; from the exons ATGGCTAAGATGATCACGTTGTCTGGATTTGCTTCACCTGTGTCTCCCAAAGCTTTGAAGGATTTTCTGGAGGAACATACCGGTGAAGGAACTGTTTCCGATGTAGAAGTTGGACAAAATAAGGGTTTAAAAGCACATGCTGTAGTTGAGTTCACAACTGTGGAAGCAGCAGACCTCATCATGTCCTTGGCTGGGAATTCTTATCTGAAAGCTTCCTATGTAAAGAGAAGGACCCCGCACTACAAGTTGGGTGATGATCTGAAGTTGAATTTTGGATGCCAAATTTCCAAGGACAAGTTTTCTGTGTTTTGGTCACCGGAAAATGTTTCTGTGAAACTGTGTTCGGACCTCAGAAAATTTGAGTTCTTTCTGTCATATGAATCTGTGGATTCCAGGTTTGAGCTCTCCGATGAAAGCATTTCGCAGATTGAGCTACACATCCCCAGTGGTCACTCTGTGAAGTATCTTGTCATTCAG TTACATGGTCCTCCAATGATTTATAAGAATGATATCCACTGGGTTCGCGAAGTTGATTTTACTCCATCATCAAGCGTTGGAAAATCTTCTGCCATATGTTTGGAACTTCCAACCAGGGCCCATATTCCGAAAGCTCTgaaagatttattttactaCAAAGAAAGTCCAGTCCAGTTCACTCTAGTACCAGGTTCTGTATTCTCTTGCAACTCTGATCTGGTCCCCATGACTTATGGAAAGAAAAACGACAAGAAAgggaaaggaaaaggaaaggCATCTCTTAATCAAGTCAATAAGGATGGTGTCAAGTGCTTTTTCTGCAGGAAGAAAGGACACATGAAGAAGGCTTGCCCCAATTACAGGACTTggcttgaaaagaaaaaag GGCTTCTTAAACCAAAGCAAACCGATGAACTGCAAACATGCAATCTATTCACGGAATAA
- the LOC102611483 gene encoding RNA-dependent RNA polymerase 1-like isoform X1, which produces MAKMITLSGFASPVSPKALKDFLEEHTGEGTVSDVEVGQNKGLKAHAVVEFTTVEAADLIMSLAGNSYLKASYVKRRTPHYKLGDDLKLNFGCQISKDKFSVFWSPENVSVKLCSDLRKFEFFLSYESVDSRFELSDESISQIELHIPSGHSVKYLVIQLHGPPMIYKNDIHWVREVDFTPSSSVGKSSAICLELPTRAHIPKALKDLFYYKESPVQFTLVPGSVFSCNSDLVPMTYGKKNDKKGKGKGKASLNQVNKDGVKCFFCRKKGHMKKACPNYRTWLEKKKGNPISLVCYESSMVQVSQNTWRIDSSSTIHVANTIQGFLNQSKPMNCKHAIYSRNKEPSHKEVVGPIDMSLILALS; this is translated from the exons ATGGCTAAGATGATCACGTTGTCTGGATTTGCTTCACCTGTGTCTCCCAAAGCTTTGAAGGATTTTCTGGAGGAACATACCGGTGAAGGAACTGTTTCCGATGTAGAAGTTGGACAAAATAAGGGTTTAAAAGCACATGCTGTAGTTGAGTTCACAACTGTGGAAGCAGCAGACCTCATCATGTCCTTGGCTGGGAATTCTTATCTGAAAGCTTCCTATGTAAAGAGAAGGACCCCGCACTACAAGTTGGGTGATGATCTGAAGTTGAATTTTGGATGCCAAATTTCCAAGGACAAGTTTTCTGTGTTTTGGTCACCGGAAAATGTTTCTGTGAAACTGTGTTCGGACCTCAGAAAATTTGAGTTCTTTCTGTCATATGAATCTGTGGATTCCAGGTTTGAGCTCTCCGATGAAAGCATTTCGCAGATTGAGCTACACATCCCCAGTGGTCACTCTGTGAAGTATCTTGTCATTCAG TTACATGGTCCTCCAATGATTTATAAGAATGATATCCACTGGGTTCGCGAAGTTGATTTTACTCCATCATCAAGCGTTGGAAAATCTTCTGCCATATGTTTGGAACTTCCAACCAGGGCCCATATTCCGAAAGCTCTgaaagatttattttactaCAAAGAAAGTCCAGTCCAGTTCACTCTAGTACCAGGTTCTGTATTCTCTTGCAACTCTGATCTGGTCCCCATGACTTATGGAAAGAAAAACGACAAGAAAgggaaaggaaaaggaaaggCATCTCTTAATCAAGTCAATAAGGATGGTGTCAAGTGCTTTTTCTGCAGGAAGAAAGGACACATGAAGAAGGCTTGCCCCAATTACAGGACTTggcttgaaaagaaaaaaggtaaTCCTATATCTCTAGTGTGTTACGAATCTAGTATGGTTCAAGTTTCTCAAAACACTTGGCGGATTGACTCGAGTTCTACAATCCATGTTGCCAATACCATCCAGGGCTTCTTAAACCAAAGCAAACCGATGAACTGCAAACATGCAATCTATTCACGGAATAAAGAGCCTTCACATAAGGAAGTTGTGGGACCTATAGACATGTCCTTAATTCTGGCTTTGTCTTAA